One Natator depressus isolate rNatDep1 chromosome 6, rNatDep2.hap1, whole genome shotgun sequence DNA window includes the following coding sequences:
- the LOC141990091 gene encoding carbohydrate sulfotransferase 9-like yields MVDKVFQKVLIFLVLTFTLGILLSGVFYKWQTKMMIPKEDWLMSQVYRKDTLNSTCLMNNLSHSQSKLKHTVARQIFVEHNHKFIYCEVPKVGCSNWKKIILLLTMNLSRKANEVNHDLIHQTPLIKRLSSYPSDYQVKLLTSYTKVMFTRDPLERLVSAYRDKLLHSEPYYGITLANEIKAMCRKNKNSTEKVIFQEFVNFILTKKQELLDVHWKPMFLLCDPCNIHYDIMGKFETLAQDSEHVLRNIGAPEDMHYPNFKKYDSEKRTSDDITLEYLRKLSAEQIQKIKKLYQMDFAMFNYPYDLKMNLYKTDTV; encoded by the exons ATGGTGGACAAGGTGTTCCAGAAGGTGTTAATTTTCCTTGTCCTAACTTTCACTCTTGGAATTCTTCTTTCTGGGGTATTCTACAAGTGGCAAACAAAAATGATGA TTCCTAAGGAAGATTGGCTGATGAGTCAAGTCTATCGCAAAGACACACTGAACTCCACCTGCCTGATGAACAACCTTTCTCATTCACAAAGCAAACTGAAACATACGGTTGCAAGACAGATCTTTGTGGAGCATAACCACAAGTTCATCTACTGTGAGGTGCCCAAGGTGGGCTGCTCCAATTGGAAGAAAATCATCCTTCTCCTCACAATGAACCTGAGCAGAAAGGCTAATGAAGTCAACCATGATCTCATCCACCAAACCCCACTGATAAAGAGGCTGAGTTCTTACCCTTCTGACTATCAGGTGAAATTGCTGACCAGTTACACCAAAGTGATGTTCACCAGAGATCCCCTGGAACGGTTGGTTTCAGCTTACAGAGACAAGCTTCTGCACTCTGAGCCATACTATGGTATCACTTTGGCGAATGAGATCAAGGCCATgtgcaggaaaaacaaaaattcgACTGAAAAGGTGATTTTCCAGGAGTTTGTTAACTTTATTCTGACAAAAAAACAAGAACTTTTGGATGTTCACTGGAAACCAATGTTTCTACTCTGTGATCCTTGCAACATTCACTATGACATCATGGGGAAGTTTGAGACCTTGGCGCAAGATTCTGAACATGTTCTCAGGAACATTGGAGCCCCAGAGGATATGCACTACCCTAACTTTAAGAAGTATGACTCAGAGAAACGTACTAGTGATGATATCACCCTTGAATATCTCAGAAAGCTGAGCGCAGAGCAAATTCAAAAGATCAAGAAGCTGTACCAGATGGATTTTGCCATGTTCAACTATCCTTATGATTTGAAAATGAACCTTTACAAGACTGATACAGTATGA